One Acidimicrobiales bacterium genomic region harbors:
- a CDS encoding aldo/keto reductase, whose amino-acid sequence MTTDPPASPRPSRLGAGGPPVTRLGLGLAALGRPAYITTARAADLGGDRSVGAMAQRSFAALDAAYAAGVRYVDTARSYGRAEEFLADWLSSRDVGDVTVGSKWGYRYVGAWRMEAPVHETKDHSLEAFVAQWAQTSATLGDAVAVYQVHSATFDTGVLGDTALHRELACLRERGVIPGVTVSGPRQAELIEKALSIEVDGLRLFGSVQATWNVLERSAEAALAAAHDDGVGVIVKEVLANGRLSDDGDPSAAPSVRDHARRTGLDTATVALAVALTRPWVDVVLSGAVTTRQVHAGARAVSVAIPTVLVDADPAETPDGYWATRAAREWA is encoded by the coding sequence ATGACGACCGATCCGCCCGCGTCACCCCGGCCATCGCGCCTGGGCGCCGGTGGACCCCCCGTCACGCGACTCGGGCTCGGCCTCGCGGCGCTCGGTCGTCCCGCCTACATCACGACTGCCCGGGCGGCCGACCTCGGCGGGGACCGCTCCGTCGGCGCCATGGCGCAACGTTCCTTCGCCGCCCTCGACGCGGCCTACGCCGCCGGCGTGCGCTACGTCGACACCGCACGGAGCTACGGGCGCGCCGAGGAGTTCCTCGCCGACTGGCTCTCGAGTCGGGACGTCGGCGACGTCACGGTCGGATCGAAGTGGGGATACCGCTACGTGGGCGCCTGGCGGATGGAGGCCCCGGTCCACGAGACGAAGGACCACTCCCTGGAGGCCTTCGTGGCCCAGTGGGCGCAGACCTCGGCGACACTCGGTGACGCCGTCGCCGTGTATCAGGTGCATTCGGCCACGTTCGACACCGGCGTCCTCGGGGACACGGCGCTGCACCGGGAACTCGCGTGCTTGCGCGAGAGAGGGGTGATCCCGGGGGTGACGGTCAGCGGGCCGCGCCAGGCCGAACTGATCGAGAAGGCCCTGAGTATCGAAGTCGATGGACTGCGCCTGTTCGGTTCGGTGCAGGCGACGTGGAACGTCCTCGAACGCTCCGCCGAGGCGGCCCTGGCGGCGGCACACGACGACGGTGTGGGCGTGATCGTCAAGGAGGTACTCGCGAACGGGCGGCTCAGCGACGACGGGGACCCGTCTGCGGCGCCGTCGGTGCGGGACCACGCCCGCCGCACCGGCCTCGACACCGCGACCGTGGCGCTCGCCGTGGCACTCACCCGACCGTGGGTCGACGTCGTGCTCTCTGGCGCCGTCACGACCCGACAGGTCCACGCCGGCGCACGGGCGGTCTCCGTCGCGATTCCGACGGTGCTCGTGGACGCCGACCCGGCCGAGACCCCCGACGGGTACTGGGCGACGCGCGCCGCCCGTGAGTGGGCCTGA
- a CDS encoding MFS transporter has protein sequence MAETTTKPATVLAVVALGLFVVNLDTTVLFVAFDDLRADFPDVTGAQLSWVINAYSIVFAALLVPAGRIADRPGRAVVLEFSLVVFTVASALASVAPTVPILIAARVLQAVGSAGLVPSSLGLVMNAYPPERRATAVTLWGAIGAAAAALGPSLGAVLIDAAGWRAAFMINIPVGIVGFVLGRRVLEEARPDGDEPIPSPVGVVLVAAAVGLVALGFVESDAWGWGDTRTVLAIVGGLALLGLFVVQTRRAVAPAVDLSLFAVPGFRWANVGILVYMTAFGNMFFGWILFTQQVWDYSVVEAGLAVTPTPFIASASAPWIGRALQRFGWRVTLVPACVLYAVGGLWLLAFADGDPAYLTVMLPAVVITGVSAAFVIPGLNSAAVQALPGHRFAVGAAVSQANRNLGMALGVALVVSFVGDGNADLGRFDHVWLIQMVGGLVVAVLATRLPIPDRRPPDASPVAPGSPVRAR, from the coding sequence GTGGCCGAGACAACGACGAAGCCGGCGACGGTTCTCGCGGTCGTCGCCCTCGGCCTGTTCGTCGTCAACCTCGACACCACCGTCTTGTTCGTCGCCTTCGACGACCTGCGGGCGGACTTCCCCGATGTCACCGGCGCACAGTTGTCCTGGGTCATCAACGCGTACTCGATCGTCTTCGCCGCGCTCCTCGTGCCCGCCGGGCGGATCGCGGACCGGCCGGGCCGCGCCGTGGTGCTCGAGTTCTCCCTCGTCGTGTTCACGGTGGCGTCTGCGCTGGCGAGCGTCGCTCCGACCGTGCCGATCCTGATTGCCGCCCGTGTCCTGCAGGCGGTCGGCTCGGCCGGCCTGGTCCCGTCCTCGCTCGGTCTCGTCATGAACGCCTATCCCCCCGAGCGGCGGGCGACCGCGGTCACGCTCTGGGGTGCGATCGGTGCGGCCGCCGCGGCTCTGGGCCCCTCGTTGGGGGCGGTCCTGATCGACGCCGCCGGATGGCGGGCCGCGTTCATGATCAACATCCCCGTGGGCATCGTCGGCTTCGTGCTCGGCCGCAGGGTCCTGGAAGAAGCCCGTCCCGATGGCGACGAGCCGATTCCCTCACCGGTCGGTGTCGTCCTCGTCGCCGCAGCCGTTGGCCTGGTCGCCCTTGGGTTCGTCGAGTCCGACGCCTGGGGTTGGGGCGACACCCGCACGGTCCTGGCGATCGTGGGCGGTCTCGCACTGTTGGGCCTGTTCGTCGTCCAGACACGCCGGGCGGTCGCTCCCGCTGTCGACCTGTCGTTGTTCGCCGTGCCCGGCTTCCGCTGGGCGAACGTCGGGATCCTGGTCTACATGACCGCATTCGGGAACATGTTCTTCGGGTGGATCCTGTTCACGCAGCAGGTCTGGGACTACTCGGTGGTGGAGGCCGGTCTGGCTGTCACGCCGACCCCGTTCATCGCGTCGGCATCGGCGCCCTGGATCGGTCGGGCGCTGCAGCGGTTCGGCTGGCGGGTGACGCTGGTCCCGGCCTGTGTCCTCTATGCCGTCGGTGGTCTGTGGCTGCTCGCGTTCGCCGATGGGGATCCGGCCTATCTCACGGTGATGTTGCCGGCGGTGGTCATCACCGGCGTCAGCGCGGCGTTCGTCATCCCGGGTCTCAACAGTGCCGCTGTGCAGGCGCTGCCGGGCCACCGGTTCGCGGTCGGCGCCGCGGTGAGCCAGGCCAACCGGAACCTCGGAATGGCCCTCGGCGTGGCGCTGGTGGTCTCGTTCGTTGGCGACGGGAACGCCGACCTCGGCCGATTCGACCACGTCTGGCTGATCCAGATGGTGGGTGGTCTCGTGGTGGCGGTACTCGCGACCCGGCTTCCCATTCCGGACCGTCGCCCCCCGGATGCATCGCCGGTCGCGCCGGGGAGCCCCGTCCGGGCCCGTTGA